A section of the Agrococcus sp. SGAir0287 genome encodes:
- a CDS encoding serine/threonine-protein kinase yields the protein MAARLPSTPPVLPGFTHVHILGKGGFADVFLYEQNLPRRPVAVKVMHADLVDDRVRSAFRSEVNLMGRLSAHPSILTVYSASVAGDGRPYLVMELCSTEIGDRFRERPLELDDALEIMVRVGGALETAHRAGTLHRDVKPANILTTAFGHPVLSDFGIAANMHVGDHETAGVSVPWSAPEVLRDETAGTVASEVWSFGATLYSLVAGRSPAEVRGGRNGTDELSARILAHDIQPFDVDAPRTLLRVVQKALAKDPADRYHAILPMVEDLQAVQEEMGVPITPIDLQERAWAREVDAADDADREEELPLRVRAARRRAPMRGAQQIDISSSTQAVAPPRRKGLVSLAVGAATAAVLGAVAVVAVAVTTIQGAIPVVEEVVAEPVDGGVAFSWEDPGLVDADSYLVTTASGDAVIQRATSFRLSGSSGEELCITVAVNRDGRSGDGAEACGEVP from the coding sequence ATGGCCGCCAGGCTGCCGTCGACGCCACCGGTGCTGCCTGGGTTCACGCACGTCCACATCCTCGGCAAGGGCGGCTTCGCCGACGTCTTCCTGTACGAGCAGAACCTGCCGCGTCGACCCGTCGCCGTGAAGGTCATGCACGCCGACCTCGTCGACGATCGCGTGCGCAGCGCCTTCCGCTCCGAGGTGAACCTCATGGGCAGGCTCAGCGCGCATCCGTCGATCCTCACGGTGTACTCGGCGAGCGTCGCGGGCGACGGACGGCCCTACCTCGTGATGGAGCTGTGCTCGACGGAGATCGGCGACCGCTTCCGCGAACGACCGCTCGAGCTCGACGACGCGCTCGAGATCATGGTCCGCGTCGGCGGCGCCCTCGAGACGGCCCACCGCGCCGGCACGCTCCACCGCGACGTGAAGCCCGCGAACATCCTCACGACCGCGTTCGGGCATCCCGTCCTGTCGGACTTCGGCATCGCGGCGAACATGCACGTCGGCGACCACGAGACCGCGGGCGTCTCGGTGCCGTGGTCGGCGCCCGAGGTGCTGCGTGACGAGACGGCCGGCACCGTCGCCAGCGAGGTGTGGTCGTTCGGGGCGACGCTGTACTCGCTCGTCGCCGGTCGCAGCCCCGCCGAGGTGCGCGGCGGGCGCAACGGCACGGACGAGCTCTCGGCGCGCATCCTCGCCCACGACATCCAGCCCTTCGACGTCGACGCCCCGCGCACGCTGCTGCGCGTCGTGCAGAAGGCGCTCGCGAAGGATCCCGCCGACCGCTACCACGCCATCCTGCCGATGGTGGAGGACCTGCAGGCCGTGCAGGAGGAGATGGGCGTGCCGATCACGCCCATCGACCTGCAGGAGCGCGCGTGGGCGCGCGAGGTCGATGCGGCCGACGATGCGGATCGCGAGGAGGAGCTGCCGCTGCGCGTGCGGGCCGCGCGTCGGCGCGCGCCGATGCGCGGCGCGCAGCAGATCGACATCTCCTCGTCGACGCAGGCCGTCGCCCCGCCGAGGCGCAAGGGGCTCGTGTCGCTGGCCGTGGGCGCGGCGACGGCCGCCGTGCTCGGTGCGGTCGCGGTGGTCGCCGTGGCGGTGACGACGATCCAGGGTGCGATCCCGGTCGTCGAGGAGGTCGTCGCGGAGCCGGTCGACGGCGGCGTCGCGTTCTCGTGGGAGGACCCGGGGCTCGTCGACGCCGACTCCTACCTCGTCACGACGGCGTCAGGCGACGCGGTCATCCAGCGCGCGACGAGCTTCCGGCTGTCGGGCTCGAGCGGCGAGGAGCTGTGCATCACGGTCGCCGTGAACCGGGACGGTCGCTCGGGCGACGGCGCGGAGGCCTGCGGGGAGGTGCCGTGA
- a CDS encoding PP2C family protein-serine/threonine phosphatase, with translation MTHIGAPVGEHTGQGPASQTFQVRWAGTTDVGLRRAHNEDSLVTQPPVFAIADGMGGHSHGDLASRVVVERLGELGGRERVEPSDVVEALREATADIARLAGDDDAGTGTTVTGCAFAEHDGEPYFAIFNVGDSRTYAMLGERLTRITVDHSVVQELVDAGLLAEDEAESHPEANVVTRAVGFNADPVPDYFLLPIMPRLRLLVCSDGLTKEIGDVEIERILAEHEDPHAACEALVDAALDAGGRDNVTVVVVDVVRAPEVEDVDRTVPRATLRED, from the coding sequence GTGACGCACATCGGAGCGCCTGTCGGCGAGCACACGGGCCAGGGGCCGGCGAGCCAGACGTTCCAGGTGCGCTGGGCCGGCACGACCGACGTGGGTCTGCGCCGCGCCCACAACGAGGACAGCCTCGTGACGCAGCCGCCCGTCTTCGCGATCGCCGACGGCATGGGCGGCCACAGCCACGGCGACCTCGCGAGCCGCGTCGTCGTGGAGCGGCTCGGCGAGCTCGGTGGACGGGAGCGGGTCGAGCCGTCGGACGTCGTGGAGGCGCTGCGCGAGGCGACCGCCGACATCGCGCGCCTCGCGGGCGACGACGACGCCGGCACGGGCACGACCGTCACGGGATGCGCCTTCGCCGAGCACGACGGCGAGCCCTACTTCGCGATCTTCAACGTCGGCGACTCGCGCACGTACGCGATGCTCGGCGAGCGCCTCACCCGCATCACCGTCGACCACTCGGTCGTGCAGGAGCTCGTCGACGCGGGCCTGCTCGCCGAGGACGAGGCCGAGTCGCATCCCGAGGCGAACGTCGTGACGCGGGCCGTGGGCTTCAACGCCGACCCCGTGCCCGACTACTTCCTGCTGCCGATCATGCCCAGGCTGCGGCTGCTCGTGTGCTCGGACGGGCTCACGAAGGAGATCGGCGACGTCGAGATCGAGCGCATCCTCGCCGAGCACGAGGACCCGCACGCGGCGTGCGAGGCGCTCGTCGACGCCGCGCTCGACGCGGGCGGTCGCGACAACGTCACCGTCGTCGTCGTGGACGTCGTGCGCGCTCCCGAGGTCGAGGACGTCGATCGCACCGTGCCCCGGGCGACGCTGCGCGAGGACTGA
- a CDS encoding Lrp/AsnC family transcriptional regulator produces the protein MPDRRNAALDDVSKAIIERLQRDGRRSYADIGREVGLSEAAVRQRVQRLTESGVMQIVAVTDPLQLGFRRQALVGIRVHGDTVAVAEELAALAQIDYVVLTAGSFDVIAEVVCEDDDALIDLLNTKVRTIEGVAGTETFLYMRLVEQRYDWGTR, from the coding sequence ATGCCGGACCGACGGAACGCTGCGCTCGACGACGTGTCGAAGGCCATCATCGAGCGACTGCAGCGCGACGGTCGCCGCTCGTACGCGGACATCGGGCGCGAGGTGGGGCTCAGCGAGGCCGCCGTGCGGCAGCGCGTGCAGCGCCTGACGGAGTCCGGCGTCATGCAGATCGTGGCCGTCACCGACCCGCTGCAGCTCGGCTTCCGCCGCCAGGCGCTCGTCGGCATCCGCGTCCACGGCGACACGGTCGCCGTGGCCGAGGAGCTCGCGGCGCTGGCGCAGATCGACTACGTCGTGCTGACCGCCGGGTCGTTCGACGTCATCGCCGAGGTGGTCTGCGAGGACGACGACGCGCTCATCGACCTGCTGAACACGAAGGTCCGCACCATCGAGGGCGTCGCGGGCACCGAGACGTTCCTGTACATGCGCCTCGTCGAGCAGCGCTACGACTGGGGCACCCGCTAG
- a CDS encoding aspartate aminotransferase family protein, translating into MTELTDMQAKAADHLWMHFARQSALEAGQTPIIVKGSGHHIYDDAGKEYIDGLAGLFVVAAGHGRESLAEAAARQAKELAFFPLWSYAHPPAIELADRIASYAPGSLNHVFFSSGGGEAVESAFKLAKQFWKIQGKPMKHKVISRAVAYHGTPQGALAITGIPSMKQMFEPLVPGGFRVPNTNRYRADEAGFTGTTDEEFGIWAADRIEEMIMFEGADTVAAVFLEPVQNAGGCFPPPPGYFQRVREICDRHDVLLVSDEVICAFGRIGHMFACDAYGYEPDMITFAKAVTSGYSPLGGTVVSDRVYEPFRHADAMFSHGYTFGGHPVSTAVANANLDLFEDEGLLERVRTNSPLFRLSLETLLDLDIVGDVRGDGYFFGIELVKDKGTKESFDGPESERLLRGFLSKELWEAGLYCRADDRGDPVIQLSPPLTIGEPEFAEITQILRDVLTRAQAQL; encoded by the coding sequence ATGACCGAGCTCACCGACATGCAGGCCAAGGCCGCCGATCACCTGTGGATGCACTTCGCGCGCCAGTCGGCGCTCGAGGCCGGGCAGACGCCCATCATCGTCAAGGGATCCGGCCACCACATCTACGACGACGCCGGCAAGGAGTACATCGACGGCCTCGCGGGCCTCTTCGTCGTCGCGGCCGGCCACGGACGCGAGTCGCTCGCCGAGGCGGCCGCGCGCCAGGCGAAGGAGCTCGCGTTCTTCCCGCTGTGGTCGTACGCGCATCCGCCGGCCATCGAGCTCGCCGACCGCATCGCCTCGTACGCGCCGGGCAGCCTGAACCACGTCTTCTTCTCCTCCGGCGGCGGCGAGGCCGTCGAGTCGGCCTTCAAGCTCGCGAAGCAGTTCTGGAAGATCCAGGGCAAGCCGATGAAGCACAAGGTCATCTCGCGCGCCGTCGCCTACCACGGCACGCCGCAGGGCGCGCTGGCCATCACGGGCATCCCCTCGATGAAGCAGATGTTCGAGCCCCTCGTGCCCGGCGGCTTCCGCGTGCCGAACACGAACCGCTACCGCGCCGACGAGGCCGGCTTCACGGGCACGACCGACGAGGAGTTCGGCATCTGGGCCGCCGATCGCATCGAGGAGATGATCATGTTCGAGGGGGCCGACACCGTCGCGGCCGTGTTCCTCGAGCCGGTCCAGAACGCGGGCGGCTGCTTCCCCCCGCCGCCCGGCTACTTCCAGCGCGTCCGCGAGATCTGCGACCGCCACGACGTGCTGCTCGTGAGCGACGAGGTCATCTGCGCGTTCGGCCGCATCGGTCACATGTTCGCCTGCGACGCCTACGGCTACGAGCCCGACATGATCACCTTCGCCAAGGCCGTGACGAGCGGCTACTCGCCGCTCGGCGGCACGGTCGTGAGCGATCGCGTCTACGAGCCGTTCCGGCACGCCGACGCGATGTTCAGCCACGGCTACACCTTCGGCGGCCACCCCGTCTCGACGGCGGTCGCGAACGCCAACCTCGACCTCTTCGAGGACGAGGGGCTGCTCGAGCGCGTCCGCACGAACTCGCCGCTGTTCCGCTTGTCGCTCGAGACGCTCCTCGACCTCGACATCGTCGGCGACGTGCGCGGCGACGGCTACTTCTTCGGCATCGAGCTCGTGAAGGACAAGGGCACGAAGGAGTCGTTCGACGGGCCCGAGTCCGAGCGCCTGCTGCGCGGATTCCTCTCGAAGGAGCTGTGGGAGGCAGGCCTGTACTGCCGCGCCGACGATCGCGGCGACCCCGTCATCCAGCTCTCGCCGCCGCTCACGATCGGCGAGCCCGAGTTCGCGGAGATCACCCAGATCCTGCGCGACGTGCTGACGCGAGCCCAGGCGCAGCTCTAG
- a CDS encoding gamma-glutamyltransferase family protein — translation MAVLERGGNAADAAVAAGFVLHVVEPHLNGPGGDLPAIVRVPGSEPRVLCGQGVTGAGATITAHRALGVDHVPGTGLLAAVVPGAVPAWLTLLRDHGTWTVADVLAFAIDLADRGHHVLPRVAATIGASADRFRSEWPTSAELWLADGVPEPWQRIRNPSLARTYRRLVDAGAGLAREASCDAAIAAWSEGFVAEAVDAHVRTPVVDATGEPHPGLLRGEDMAAWRPTWEEPLGLDWRGRRVLKCGAWTQGPALLAQLGILEPLLPARAQRFDADVVHLATEAAKLAFADRDAWFGDGADLSGLLDEAYLADRRALIGDAASLELRPGALRGAPRMPVVRSEGVERAAGAGEPTRGDTCHLDVVDADGMVISATPSGGWLQSSPAIAGLGFCLGTRAQMLWLEEGLTTSMAPGIRPRTTLSPSMAVHDDGTVAAFGTPGGDQQDSWQLSMLLGMGVLGLGPQAAIDAPAWHTTHLVSSFDPRVWEPGGLHVESRLGADVIDELRRRGHRVTDVGAWSLGRLSLASHAPDGTVRAAANPRGEQGYAVAR, via the coding sequence ATGGCCGTGCTCGAGCGCGGCGGCAACGCGGCCGACGCCGCCGTCGCCGCCGGGTTCGTGCTGCACGTCGTCGAGCCGCACCTCAACGGCCCAGGCGGCGACCTGCCCGCCATCGTGCGCGTGCCGGGCTCCGAGCCGCGCGTGCTGTGCGGCCAGGGCGTCACGGGTGCGGGCGCGACGATCACGGCGCATCGCGCGCTCGGCGTCGACCACGTGCCCGGCACCGGTCTGCTGGCGGCGGTCGTCCCCGGCGCCGTGCCTGCGTGGCTCACCCTGCTGCGCGACCACGGCACGTGGACGGTGGCCGACGTCCTGGCCTTCGCGATCGACCTCGCCGACCGCGGCCACCACGTGCTGCCACGCGTCGCGGCCACGATCGGCGCGAGCGCGGATCGCTTCCGCAGCGAGTGGCCCACGTCCGCCGAGCTGTGGCTCGCCGACGGCGTGCCCGAGCCGTGGCAGCGCATCCGCAATCCGTCGCTCGCTCGCACGTACCGACGACTCGTCGACGCGGGCGCGGGCCTCGCGCGCGAGGCGTCGTGCGACGCCGCGATCGCGGCATGGAGCGAGGGATTCGTCGCCGAGGCCGTCGACGCGCACGTCCGCACGCCCGTCGTCGATGCGACGGGCGAGCCGCATCCCGGACTGCTGCGGGGCGAGGACATGGCCGCCTGGCGTCCGACGTGGGAGGAGCCGCTCGGGCTCGACTGGCGCGGGCGGCGCGTGCTGAAGTGCGGCGCGTGGACGCAGGGCCCGGCGCTGCTCGCGCAGCTCGGCATCCTCGAGCCGCTGCTGCCCGCACGCGCCCAGCGCTTCGACGCCGACGTCGTGCATCTCGCCACGGAGGCTGCGAAGCTCGCGTTCGCCGATCGCGACGCATGGTTCGGCGACGGCGCGGACCTCTCCGGCCTGCTCGACGAGGCGTACCTCGCCGACCGCCGCGCGCTGATCGGCGACGCGGCATCGCTCGAGCTGCGCCCCGGCGCCCTCCGCGGCGCGCCGCGGATGCCCGTCGTCCGGTCGGAGGGCGTCGAGCGCGCCGCCGGCGCGGGCGAGCCGACGCGCGGCGACACCTGCCACCTCGACGTCGTGGATGCGGACGGCATGGTGATCTCGGCCACGCCGAGCGGCGGCTGGCTGCAGTCGAGCCCCGCGATCGCCGGGCTCGGGTTCTGCCTCGGCACGCGTGCGCAGATGCTGTGGCTCGAGGAGGGGCTCACGACCTCGATGGCGCCGGGCATCCGCCCCCGCACGACCCTCTCGCCCTCGATGGCGGTCCACGACGACGGCACCGTCGCCGCGTTCGGCACGCCGGGCGGCGACCAGCAGGACTCGTGGCAGCTGTCGATGCTGCTCGGCATGGGGGTGCTCGGCCTCGGACCCCAGGCGGCGATCGACGCCCCGGCGTGGCACACGACGCACCTCGTCTCGTCGTTCGATCCGCGTGTCTGGGAGCCGGGCGGCCTCCACGTCGAGTCCCGCCTCGGCGCGGACGTCATCGACGAGCTGCGCAGGCGCGGGCACCGCGTCACCGACGTCGGCGCGTGGAGCCTCGGCAGGCTGAGCCTCGCGAGCCACGCGCCCGACGGCACCGTGCGCGCCGCGGCGAACCCGCGGGGCGAGCAGGGCTACGCCGTCGCGCGCTGA
- a CDS encoding DUF4192 family protein: MQIVRASSPQQLLLALPHLAGSAIARSILVVPFHGSRTGMAVRCDIPVLPRGALAAWADDVVASVLDVGPDAVAVAVVTDRVVGAGALPHRALVRALVAACRRAHLPVRARLCQAADAWGDYAQPLAARGPIAELEVTPGLPFLPPTPAPRVPEPASPARRRAVADALETIADSGAMRAALDDPVVTVELALQAAVRDPERVATVLALVQHPAIRDATTCQLLDGIAAGIEAHALQRGEGSAAGADRLLGIGPAPDRDRVERGVGLLEDVVAAAPDGMRAAPLTMLASLHWLLGRSGTAAACVEAALRDDPDLGMALLMATVLHAGMLPEWVAADRAAVS, encoded by the coding sequence ATGCAGATCGTCCGCGCCTCGTCGCCCCAGCAGCTCCTGCTCGCCCTCCCGCATCTCGCGGGCTCCGCCATCGCACGTTCGATCCTCGTCGTGCCGTTCCACGGCTCGCGGACCGGCATGGCGGTGCGATGCGACATCCCCGTGCTGCCCCGTGGTGCGCTCGCTGCGTGGGCCGACGACGTCGTCGCCTCCGTGCTCGACGTCGGGCCCGACGCCGTCGCCGTCGCCGTCGTGACGGATCGCGTCGTCGGCGCGGGCGCCCTGCCGCACCGTGCGCTCGTGCGCGCCCTCGTCGCCGCGTGCCGCAGGGCGCACCTGCCTGTGCGGGCGCGGCTGTGCCAGGCCGCGGACGCCTGGGGCGACTACGCCCAGCCGCTCGCTGCGCGCGGCCCGATCGCCGAGCTCGAGGTGACGCCGGGGCTGCCGTTCCTGCCCCCGACGCCGGCGCCCCGCGTGCCCGAGCCGGCGTCGCCGGCCCGTCGCCGCGCCGTGGCGGACGCGCTCGAGACGATCGCCGACTCGGGCGCGATGCGCGCGGCGCTCGACGACCCGGTCGTGACGGTCGAGCTCGCGCTGCAGGCCGCCGTCCGCGACCCCGAGCGGGTCGCGACCGTGCTCGCCCTCGTGCAGCATCCCGCGATCCGCGACGCCACGACCTGCCAGCTGCTCGACGGCATCGCCGCCGGCATCGAGGCGCATGCGCTGCAGCGCGGCGAGGGCTCGGCGGCCGGGGCCGACCGGCTGCTCGGCATCGGCCCGGCGCCCGACCGGGATCGCGTCGAGCGCGGCGTTGGCCTGCTCGAGGACGTCGTGGCCGCGGCGCCGGACGGCATGCGAGCGGCGCCGCTCACGATGCTCGCCTCCCTGCACTGGCTCCTCGGCCGATCCGGCACCGCGGCGGCGTGCGTCGAGGCCGCGCTGCGCGACGACCCCGACCTGGGCATGGCGCTGCTCATGGCGACGGTGCTGCACGCGGGCATGCTGCCCGAATGGGTCGCGGCCGACCGCGCCGCCGTGTCGTGA
- a CDS encoding aldo/keto reductase, translated as MRRTLGTSDIVVSQVGLGLNNLGRPGTATEEQAGTDRLIHAAIDHGITLLDTADMYGVPPTTSERLLGNALKGRRDQVVLATKWGHQDFPIPGSEDWGPKGGRRYVRNAVDASLTRLQTDWIDLYQLHTPDPSTPIATTIDALDELVEAGKIRAYGHSNLSGEQIREAAAVPSPNGFATAQDEYSLLARGVEADVLPAAREAGLGFLPYFPLYNGLLSGKYTRSEHPHDGRLTRIKPQLLEGVDWTQLEEYDRIARDAGLTMLEATFAWLLAQDPVVSVIAGATKPEQIAQNVAAGEARMSADVVAAISDLFS; from the coding sequence ATGCGCCGAACCCTCGGAACCAGTGACATCGTCGTGAGCCAGGTGGGCCTCGGGCTCAACAACCTGGGTCGCCCCGGCACCGCGACCGAGGAGCAGGCGGGCACCGACCGCCTCATCCACGCGGCGATCGACCACGGCATCACGCTGCTCGACACCGCCGACATGTACGGCGTACCGCCGACGACGAGCGAGCGGCTGCTCGGCAACGCGCTCAAGGGCCGACGCGATCAGGTCGTGCTCGCCACGAAGTGGGGGCACCAGGACTTCCCGATCCCCGGCAGCGAGGACTGGGGTCCGAAGGGCGGTCGCCGGTACGTGCGCAACGCGGTCGACGCGTCGCTCACGCGCCTGCAGACCGACTGGATCGACCTGTACCAGCTGCACACGCCCGACCCGTCCACGCCGATCGCGACCACGATCGATGCGCTCGACGAGCTCGTCGAGGCCGGCAAGATCCGCGCCTACGGCCACTCGAACCTCTCGGGCGAGCAGATCCGCGAGGCGGCGGCGGTGCCGTCGCCGAACGGCTTCGCGACGGCGCAGGACGAGTACAGCCTCCTCGCCCGCGGCGTCGAGGCGGACGTGCTGCCCGCGGCGCGCGAGGCGGGCCTCGGGTTCCTGCCGTACTTCCCGCTGTACAACGGCCTGCTCTCGGGCAAGTACACGCGGAGCGAGCACCCGCACGACGGTCGGCTCACCCGCATCAAGCCGCAGCTGCTCGAGGGCGTCGACTGGACGCAGCTCGAGGAGTACGACCGCATCGCGCGCGACGCGGGGCTCACGATGCTCGAGGCGACGTTCGCGTGGCTGCTCGCGCAGGATCCGGTCGTGTCGGTGATCGCGGGCGCGACGAAGCCCGAGCAGATCGCGCAGAACGTCGCGGCGGGCGAGGCGCGGATGAGCGCCGACGTCGTCGCCGCGATCTCCGACCTCTTCTCCTAG
- a CDS encoding YaaA family protein encodes MIVILPPSETKAAGGAPGSSLDLGALAFPPLTAIRERVLDATIAKALAAPPAPTPARQRWIDDDRALRTSPTMPAIERYEGVLYDALEAASLDASARAWVDEHVLVGSALWGFVAACDRIPSYRCSSSDLRGALRGAWADAGAVLGGRTVVDLRSKAYVDVAPVPGAIAVDVVGEDGAALNHWNKHAKGALVRRMAVDVVAAVDAAGLASWARDAGIRLRLVDDARLELTATASGLR; translated from the coding sequence GTGATCGTCATCCTGCCCCCTTCGGAGACGAAGGCGGCGGGCGGTGCGCCGGGGTCCTCGCTGGACCTCGGCGCACTGGCGTTCCCGCCGCTGACCGCCATCCGCGAGCGCGTGCTCGACGCGACGATCGCGAAGGCGCTCGCCGCGCCGCCCGCACCGACGCCCGCGCGGCAGCGCTGGATCGACGACGACCGCGCGCTGCGGACGTCGCCGACGATGCCGGCGATCGAGCGCTACGAGGGCGTCCTGTACGACGCGCTCGAGGCGGCATCGCTCGACGCGTCCGCGCGCGCGTGGGTCGACGAGCACGTGCTCGTCGGCTCGGCGCTGTGGGGGTTCGTGGCCGCGTGCGACCGCATCCCGTCGTACCGCTGCTCGTCGAGCGACCTGAGGGGCGCGCTCCGCGGTGCGTGGGCGGATGCGGGCGCGGTGCTCGGTGGTCGGACGGTCGTCGACCTGCGGTCGAAGGCGTACGTCGACGTCGCACCCGTGCCCGGAGCGATCGCCGTCGACGTCGTGGGGGAGGACGGCGCGGCCCTGAACCACTGGAACAAGCACGCCAAGGGCGCGCTCGTGCGGCGCATGGCCGTCGACGTCGTCGCAGCGGTCGACGCGGCGGGTCTCGCCTCGTGGGCGCGGGACGCGGGCATCCGGCTGCGTCTGGTCGACGACGCGCGCCTGGAGCTCACGGCGACTGCTTCGGGCCTGCGCTGA
- a CDS encoding F0F1 ATP synthase subunit epsilon has protein sequence MALAVSIVSAEAEVWSGEASQVIARTVEGEIGILAGHEPVLAVLGSGQVRVTPVDGSVIAVEAAEGFLSVDHDRVEIVARHAQLA, from the coding sequence ATGGCACTCGCCGTCAGCATCGTCTCCGCCGAGGCCGAGGTGTGGTCCGGCGAGGCGAGCCAGGTCATCGCTCGCACCGTCGAGGGCGAGATCGGCATCCTCGCGGGGCACGAGCCCGTGCTCGCGGTCCTCGGCTCCGGCCAGGTCCGCGTCACGCCCGTCGACGGCAGCGTCATCGCCGTCGAGGCGGCCGAGGGCTTCCTGTCGGTCGACCACGACCGGGTGGAGATCGTCGCCAGGCACGCGCAGCTCGCGTGA
- the atpD gene encoding F0F1 ATP synthase subunit beta, giving the protein MTITEAAATQAAVGRIARVTGPVVDIEFPHDAIPPVYNALTTEVSFGEGTETMTLTLEVAQHLGDDLVRAIALKPTDGLVRGQEVRDTGEAITVPVGDVTKGKVFNVIGEPLNLAEGETLEVSERWPIHRKAPAFDQLESKTQLFETGIKSIDLLTPYVQGGKIGLFGGAGVGKTVLIQEMIQRVAQDHGGVSVFAGVGERTREGNDLIHEMEEAGVFDKTALVFGQMDEPPGTRLRVALSALTMAEYFRDVQKQDVLLFIDNIFRFTQAGSEVSTLLGRMPSAVGYQPNLADEMGLLQERITSTRGHSITSLQAIYVPADDYTDPAPATTFAHLDATTELSREIASKGLYPAIDPLTSTSRIMDPRYLGEDHYRVATTVKQILQKNKELQEIIAILGVDELSEEDKIVVSRARRIQQFLSQNTYMAKKFTGVEGSTVPLKDTIESFDAIAKGEFDHVAEQAFFNVGPITDVEEKWAQIQKENG; this is encoded by the coding sequence ATGACCATCACGGAAGCAGCCGCCACGCAGGCAGCCGTCGGCCGCATCGCCCGCGTCACGGGCCCGGTCGTCGACATCGAGTTCCCGCACGACGCCATCCCGCCCGTGTACAACGCGCTGACGACCGAGGTGTCGTTCGGCGAGGGGACCGAGACGATGACGCTCACGCTCGAGGTCGCGCAGCACCTCGGCGACGACCTCGTGCGCGCCATCGCGCTCAAGCCGACGGACGGCCTCGTCCGCGGCCAGGAGGTGCGCGACACCGGCGAGGCCATCACGGTGCCCGTCGGCGACGTCACCAAGGGCAAGGTCTTCAACGTCATCGGCGAGCCGCTCAACCTCGCCGAGGGCGAGACCCTCGAGGTGAGCGAGCGCTGGCCGATCCACCGCAAGGCGCCCGCGTTCGACCAGCTCGAGTCGAAGACGCAGCTGTTCGAGACCGGCATCAAGTCGATCGACCTCCTCACGCCGTACGTGCAGGGTGGCAAGATCGGCCTGTTCGGCGGTGCCGGCGTCGGCAAGACCGTCCTCATCCAGGAGATGATCCAGCGCGTCGCGCAGGACCACGGCGGCGTCTCGGTGTTCGCCGGCGTCGGCGAGCGCACGCGTGAGGGCAACGACCTCATCCACGAGATGGAGGAGGCGGGCGTCTTCGACAAGACGGCCCTCGTCTTCGGCCAGATGGATGAGCCCCCGGGGACGCGTCTGCGCGTCGCGCTCTCGGCGCTCACGATGGCGGAGTACTTCCGCGACGTGCAGAAGCAGGACGTGCTGCTCTTCATCGACAACATCTTCCGCTTCACGCAGGCCGGCTCCGAGGTCTCCACGCTGCTGGGCCGCATGCCCTCGGCCGTGGGCTACCAGCCGAACCTCGCCGACGAGATGGGCCTCCTGCAGGAGCGCATCACCTCGACGCGCGGTCACTCCATCACGTCGCTGCAGGCGATCTACGTCCCCGCCGACGATTACACCGACCCGGCCCCGGCCACGACGTTCGCGCACCTCGACGCGACGACGGAGCTGAGCCGCGAGATCGCGTCGAAGGGCCTCTACCCGGCCATCGACCCGCTCACGTCGACCTCGCGCATCATGGACCCCCGCTACCTCGGCGAGGACCACTACCGCGTCGCCACGACCGTGAAGCAGATCCTGCAGAAGAACAAGGAGCTGCAGGAGATCATCGCGATCCTCGGCGTCGACGAGCTCTCCGAGGAGGACAAGATCGTCGTGTCGCGTGCACGCCGCATCCAGCAGTTCCTCTCGCAGAACACGTACATGGCGAAGAAGTTCACGGGCGTCGAGGGCTCCACCGTGCCGCTCAAGGACACGATCGAGTCGTTCGACGCGATCGCCAAGGGCGAGTTCGACCACGTCGCCGAGCAGGCCTTCTTCAACGTCGGCCCCATCACCGACGTCGAGGAGAAGTGGGCGCAGATCCAGAAGGAGAACGGCTGA